A portion of the Pedobacter cryoconitis genome contains these proteins:
- a CDS encoding BamA/TamA family outer membrane protein — MKKLILPSLLIFSCLVWAACSNTKYLKPGQTLYTGAEVKINPDSSSKIADEKNVKSDLESKTRPAPNKTILGLRPKLYIYNLAGEPKKPKGIRHWLRTKVGEPPVLLSDVKLKSNNAILTSYLISQGYLQSVVTGDTIVKKRSAKAVYTAQTGTRYKINNITFPKDTGNLANIINQNKGNTLLKKGDFYNLEVFKNERIRMDNDLKENGYFYFSPDYLILQVDSTIGKSQVNITVKVKDIAPDAGLKPYTIKEIKIYPNYSLRRDSVLRKLQPVEYNDFEIYDDKKTFKPRLFDRLVFFKKGETYNRKDHNQSLNRMVNINAFQAVKAEFLPVDSFKNDQLDLNIYLTPLKKNSLSFSVTGTSKSNNFVGSEVKVTQTTRNLFRGAEQLDVSLSGGFETQVSGQAKNLNSYSFTAQGKLTFPRFIVPFYKPSSTTAFIPKTIASLSYELLSRGSLYDLSSFKAEYGYVWKENIYKEHTFNPISITYVKPGIDSAKKDSIFRITPGLKNILDKQFIIGSSYNFNYTNQMEESRRNNIYFNGNIQTGGNLWGLFISKDGKGEKSIFNVPLTQFVRLETDLRDYYKINRNVIWANRLNLGYGYTYGNSSSMPFVKQFFAGGTNDIRGFASRSLGPGTYKVPDTTQFADQSGDVKIMLNTELRFKLVSVLYGALFADAGNIWLRKEDPDRLGSGFKLKNSLSQMAVSTGAGLRVDAKIFVVRLDVAFPIRKPYLPEGQRWVIDQVAFGDKTWRKENLVYNIGIGYPF, encoded by the coding sequence ATGAAAAAACTAATTCTACCCTCTTTATTAATCTTTTCATGTTTAGTGTGGGCTGCCTGCAGCAATACTAAATACCTGAAACCCGGACAGACTTTATATACAGGCGCTGAGGTAAAGATCAATCCCGATTCTTCTTCAAAAATTGCAGATGAAAAGAATGTAAAGAGTGATTTGGAAAGTAAAACAAGACCTGCACCTAATAAAACGATTCTTGGCTTAAGACCAAAATTATATATCTATAACCTTGCTGGTGAACCTAAAAAACCGAAAGGTATCCGCCACTGGCTAAGAACAAAAGTTGGAGAACCACCTGTATTATTGAGTGATGTCAAATTAAAAAGCAATAATGCCATATTAACGAGTTATCTGATTAGCCAGGGATACCTGCAATCTGTAGTAACCGGAGATACGATTGTTAAAAAACGTTCTGCTAAAGCTGTTTATACAGCACAAACAGGTACACGTTATAAAATCAATAATATCACTTTTCCTAAAGACACAGGGAATCTGGCCAATATTATTAATCAGAACAAAGGAAACACTTTACTTAAGAAAGGAGATTTCTATAATCTTGAGGTCTTTAAAAATGAACGGATCCGTATGGATAACGACCTGAAAGAAAATGGTTATTTCTATTTCAGCCCGGACTACCTGATTCTTCAAGTTGACAGTACTATTGGAAAAAGCCAGGTTAATATTACTGTTAAAGTAAAGGACATAGCGCCTGATGCAGGTTTGAAGCCTTATACAATCAAAGAGATTAAGATATATCCGAACTATTCCTTAAGAAGGGATTCTGTATTGAGGAAGCTGCAACCTGTCGAGTATAATGATTTCGAGATTTATGATGATAAAAAAACATTTAAACCTCGTTTGTTTGATAGACTGGTCTTCTTTAAAAAAGGTGAAACTTATAACAGAAAAGACCATAACCAGTCTTTAAACAGAATGGTTAATATCAATGCATTTCAAGCTGTTAAAGCAGAGTTTTTGCCTGTTGACAGTTTTAAAAACGACCAATTAGATTTAAATATTTACCTAACCCCTTTAAAGAAAAATTCTCTGTCATTTTCAGTAACCGGAACCAGTAAATCAAACAATTTTGTAGGTTCGGAGGTAAAAGTAACTCAGACTACAAGAAACCTGTTCAGAGGGGCTGAACAACTGGACGTAAGTTTAAGCGGTGGTTTTGAAACACAGGTAAGCGGACAAGCAAAGAACCTGAACTCTTATTCATTTACTGCACAGGGAAAATTAACTTTTCCAAGATTTATTGTTCCTTTTTACAAGCCTAGCAGTACCACTGCATTCATTCCAAAAACTATTGCATCTCTGTCTTATGAGTTGTTAAGTCGGGGATCTTTATATGATTTAAGTTCGTTTAAAGCTGAGTACGGATATGTATGGAAGGAAAATATTTATAAAGAACATACTTTCAACCCTATTTCAATTACCTATGTAAAACCAGGTATTGATTCCGCTAAAAAAGATAGTATTTTCAGAATTACACCTGGTTTAAAAAACATCCTGGATAAACAGTTTATAATTGGAAGTAGCTATAACTTCAATTATACCAATCAAATGGAAGAGTCCAGAAGAAACAATATTTACTTTAATGGAAACATACAAACTGGAGGTAATCTGTGGGGTTTATTTATTTCAAAAGATGGCAAGGGTGAAAAATCAATTTTCAATGTGCCATTAACTCAGTTTGTAAGATTAGAGACAGACCTAAGAGATTATTATAAAATCAATAGAAATGTAATCTGGGCGAATCGTCTTAACCTCGGGTATGGCTATACTTATGGAAATAGTTCTTCTATGCCGTTTGTTAAACAGTTTTTTGCAGGAGGAACAAATGATATCCGTGGTTTTGCTTCAAGATCACTTGGTCCTGGTACTTATAAAGTGCCAGACACCACACAATTCGCTGATCAAAGTGGTGACGTAAAAATTATGCTGAATACAGAATTACGTTTTAAACTAGTTAGCGTATTATATGGAGCATTATTTGCTGACGCAGGAAATATCTGGCTAAGAAAAGAAGATCCAGATAGGCTAGGTTCAGGTTTTAAATTAAAAAACTCTTTAAGTCAGATGGCAGTCTCTACCGGAGCAGGTCTACGTGTAGATGCTAAAATTTTTGTTGTCCGTTTAGACGTAGCCTTCCCGATCAGAAAACCATACTTACCAGAAGGACAAAGATGGGTTATCGATCAGGTTGCTTTTGGTGATAAAACCTGGAGAAAAGAAAACCTAGTTTATAACATAGGAATTGGCTATCCATTCTAA